The sequence GGGTCAGGGGGTCCTGTTCGTCCGGGCCGGACAGCAGCTCCGCGACCAGGCGGGCCAGATCAAGTCGCCGGGCGAAAACCGTTACGCAGTCCAGGCTTCGGCAGGCCGGGACGACGCCCGTGGTGGGGATCAGGCCACGGGTCGGCTTCACGCCCACGATGCCGTTCAGCGCCGCGGGAACGCGCCCGGAGCCGGCCGTGTCGGTCCCGAGGGAGAAGTCGACCTGGCCGAGGGCTACGGAGACCGCCGAGCCAGAGCTTGATCCACCCGAGATGTGCTGCGCGGAGAAGGCGTTCGGCACCGCGCCGAACGGGCTGCGGGTGCCGACGAGGCCGGTGGCGAACTGGTCGAGGTTGGTCTTGCCGATCACCACGGCCCCGGCGGCGCGCAGCCGGGCCACGGCGGTCGCGTCCTCGGCGGGTTCGTAGGAGTAGGAACGGGCGCCGGCCGTGGTGGGCAGCCCGGCCACGTCGATGTTGTCCTTCACCGCCGCGACCAGCCCGGCCAGGGGCAGGTGCTCGCCGGCGGCCAGGCGCCGGTCGATCTCCTGCGCCTCGGCCAGTGCCTCGGTCTCACTCCGGAGGGCGATCCAGATCGCCGGGTGAGCCGACTGTGCGATCGACCGGAAGGCCGTCGCTACCCGGGTGACCGACGGCGTCCTCAATGAATGCTCCGGGTGACGACGGCCCGCAGGGGCGTGGGGTTGAAAGCATTGCAGGGGTTGTTCATCTGGGGACAGTTCGAGATCAGCACCAGGGCATCGACATCGGCGCGCAGGGCCACTCGCTTGCCGGGCGCGGACATGCCGTCGACGATGCCGAGCGCACCGTCGGCCTCCACCGGCACGTTCATGAAGAAGTTCAGGTTGGACACCAGGTCACCCGCGCCCAGACCGTGCCGGATGCCCTCGGCCAGGAAGTTCTCCCGGCAGCCGTGCTCGAAATGCGTGTGGTGGCCGTACCGCAGCGTGTTCGACTCCTTGCTGCAGGCGCCGCCGATCGTGTCCTGCCGCTCCACCTCGTTCGCGACGACCGTCATCAGGGGGTTGCCGAACTGGCTGCGCAGCACCGTTCCGGTGCGCACGTAGGCATTTCCCTGCCAGTGCAGGGTGTCGGGCACGCTGTAGTGCTCGGCGGTGTCGGCCGCCGAGTAGATCAGGCAGTCGCCGGACTGGTTGCCGCCGACGTCGACGAGGGTGAGCACGTCGCCCGCCCGGATGATCGCCGACCAGGCACCGCGCGCGGCGATCTGCTCGTCGAGCACGATCTCGCCCTCGGCCAACGGCTGGGACCAGTCCAGGACCGAGTCCGGACCGTACGAGAAACCCACGGGAACCGTACTGGAAACCATCACAACCCCCGGGCCTGGGCATAGTCGATCGTGTTGAGGTAGGCGCGTTCTCGTTCCGGCGAGGCCTCGTAGGCGCGGTCACCCGGACCGGTCGGCGAGCTCGTCCAGGCGTGCACGCGCAGCGGCCCGACCTGGTACTGCTCACGCGGGTCCAGCGGGTGGGCCACGTTGGCGATCAGCACGGTGAGGGGCAGCTCGGCGATCAGGTCCACCGACGACGGACCGGCCGAGCCGAGCCAGGCGAACGATCCGTCCGCCTCGACCGTGACGCCCTGGAAGAACGACACGGCCGGCACCAGATCACGCGGACCCAGGCCATGTTTCGCGGCGGCCAGGGTGAACAGGGCCTGGCCCGACGGGGTCGGGCCCTCCGGCCGGGCATCGCCGTACTTGTGCCGGTTCCAGGCGTCGCTGCTGGTGCCGCAGAAGGTGTCGTGACGGTGGGAGGTGTCCCGGTCGACGGTCGCGAGGACCCGCCCGTCGCCGCTCAGCAGCGGGTGCCCGTCGCTGAGATAGGCCTGCCACGGGATCTTCCGGGTGTCGGCCACGTTCAGCCGTTCCACCTGCTCCAGGGCGTTGAACAGCAGCACGTGGGCGCAGGCGTCGCCGGTCGGGTCGTCCAGGCGGATGCGCGTGCCGCGGGCCAGCACCTTGTGCGTGTACCCGCCCGGGGCCACGGTCTGGGCCCAGGTCAGCGTCGCCGGATCCACTCCCTCGGGCGGATGCGGTGTGCTCGAGGCCGGCAGATAGGGCATCCACTCGGACTGCTGGTCGCCCTGCGCGCGGGCGTCGGCCCGGGCAGCGGTGACGCTGCCGGTGTCGCGCTCAGTGTCGCGCTCAGTGTCGCGCTCACTGTCGCGAGCGGCGGGTTGAGTGTCCACGTATCTCCTCCGAGGAATGTGGATCCAACTTATCCACCGACGGATCCCGTGACTAGGTCTTCTGGACGTGGGTAAAACGTCATACCGGCATCTTCGGCGCGTTTGACCTGATGTCAGGAACTGGTTCCCGGTACCGTCTCGGGGGGAAATCCCGGCCAGGTCCAGCCCAGCCTTGAACCCGGAGGAGGGTGCATGAGTGACTCGCGGTCGCGCACGACGCCGGGATGCGTCCGGGACGAGCTCATGGCCGAGTACCTGCGGGTCAGCGAGGAGATGCTGACCGGTCAGCGCGAGGTGATGCTCGCCTACCTGCGCGACGACGACCCGGCCCCCACCGCGTCCGGCCCGGTGCGCCGGGTGCGAACCCTGAGGCTGCTCGACGAGCGCCCGGTGACGGACCTCCCGGCTCCCGGTGCCTCGTGGCTCCTGGTCGGTGACGGCCCCGAGAACGAGGAGCTCGCCGGCCGGTTGCGGGATCAGGGGATGGTCGTGCGGGTCACCGGTGCGGTGCTTCCCGAGACAACGGTGGACGTCGACGGCATCCTCCTGGCCGGAGCGCTCTCCCACGGTTCCGCAGCGGCCGCAGCGGCTCTGCCCGACGTGTTCGCCCTGGTCACGCGGGCGCTGAAGTCCGGGGTGCGGCATCTCGTGGCGCTGACCGGCGGGGAGGCGGGTTCCGACGGGGTGGCCGGTCTGCTGCGTGCCGTCCGGCAGACGCGTGCGCCGGAACCCGACGGCATCTCGGTCCGGCTCCTCGACATCACCGACCGCCCACCCGGCGCCCCTCTGCCCACCGACGTCGTCACGCACCTGCTGCACCCCGGCCCCGCCGAGGTGACCCGCTGGGGCGGGCGGTTGTTCCGCGCCGAGATGACGCCCCAGCCGCTGGGTGACGACCCGGCCGCCGCTTTCCTGAACGAACCTGGTCCCACGCATGACGCCACTTCCACCGGCGGAACCGGTCTGGTGGGCGCCACCGGTCTCGCCGGTCTGAGCGGTGGTTCCGGCGCTACCGGCGCGGTGGACCAATCCGGTCCTGTCCGCCCTTCGTACACCGCCGGCCTCCTCGCGGCCGCCGGGCTCGGGCCGGGTCGGGTGGTGTTGATGACCGGTGGTTTTCACGGCGCCGCAGCAGATCTGGTGCGCGAACTGACGGCGGCCGGATGCCGGGTCGACCTGGCGGGCGCGGTGGTTCCCGTCCCGGCGAGCACGGTATCGGTGGGCCCGGTATCGGTGGGCCCAGGCTCGCTCGGCCCGGCAACTCCGGCGCCGTCCACCGCCGGTTCGCGGCGGGCGGCGGGCCTCGCCGAACTGCACGCGGCCCTGGCCCGGTTCGGTGACCTCCTGCCCGGC is a genomic window of Kineosporia sp. NBRC 101731 containing:
- a CDS encoding urea amidolyase associated protein UAAP2, with product MVSSTVPVGFSYGPDSVLDWSQPLAEGEIVLDEQIAARGAWSAIIRAGDVLTLVDVGGNQSGDCLIYSAADTAEHYSVPDTLHWQGNAYVRTGTVLRSQFGNPLMTVVANEVERQDTIGGACSKESNTLRYGHHTHFEHGCRENFLAEGIRHGLGAGDLVSNLNFFMNVPVEADGALGIVDGMSAPGKRVALRADVDALVLISNCPQMNNPCNAFNPTPLRAVVTRSIH
- a CDS encoding urea amidolyase associated protein UAAP1, producing the protein MDTQPAARDSERDTERDTERDTGSVTAARADARAQGDQQSEWMPYLPASSTPHPPEGVDPATLTWAQTVAPGGYTHKVLARGTRIRLDDPTGDACAHVLLFNALEQVERLNVADTRKIPWQAYLSDGHPLLSGDGRVLATVDRDTSHRHDTFCGTSSDAWNRHKYGDARPEGPTPSGQALFTLAAAKHGLGPRDLVPAVSFFQGVTVEADGSFAWLGSAGPSSVDLIAELPLTVLIANVAHPLDPREQYQVGPLRVHAWTSSPTGPGDRAYEASPERERAYLNTIDYAQARGL